The following are from one region of the Mycobacteriales bacterium genome:
- a CDS encoding toxin-antitoxin system encodes MAQLIVRQLDEDTKLALQRRARAHDRSTEEEVREILRAAVGASSPGPVRLGSAIADRFRGHGLRDDIAELRGQPARPAQFDK; translated from the coding sequence ATGGCCCAACTGATCGTCCGCCAACTCGACGAGGACACGAAGCTCGCCCTGCAACGCCGAGCACGAGCGCATGACCGCTCGACCGAAGAGGAGGTGCGCGAGATCCTCCGCGCCGCCGTCGGGGCATCGTCGCCCGGCCCGGTAAGACTTGGCTCGGCGATCGCTGACCGGTTCCGGGGGCACGGCCTGCGTGACGACATCGCCGAGTTGCGCGGACAGCCGGCACGTCCCGCCCAGTTCGACAAGTGA